A genomic stretch from Actinomycetota bacterium includes:
- a CDS encoding DUF3263 domain-containing protein — translation MSPPPETKFGEREQKILEFERNWWKYSGAKERAIRELFEFSATRYYTLLNEIIDMPEALAHDPILVKRLQRLRAFRQRQRMARRLGIHLSENG, via the coding sequence ATGAGCCCCCCTCCGGAGACGAAGTTCGGCGAGCGGGAGCAGAAGATTCTTGAGTTCGAACGGAACTGGTGGAAGTACTCGGGGGCCAAGGAGCGGGCCATCCGGGAGCTATTCGAGTTCTCCGCAACCCGCTACTACACGCTGCTCAACGAGATCATCGACATGCCCGAGGCCCTCGCCCACGACCCCATCCTGGTCAAGCGCCTGCAGAGGTTGCGGGCCTTCCGGCAGCGCCAGCGAATGGCCCGGCGGCTGGGTATCCACCTGTCCGAGAACGGATAG
- a CDS encoding LytR C-terminal domain-containing protein, translating to MGKHSLPESPGFWRAVIIAGLRYLVVIALLGAVAFGIYKLAFDNPDDSPETEETLSPPTDPFLEETPTDASPTASPTPTASASAAPVQGTGRVQVLDASNSAARLDASERKLEEAGYDVVAKANARTPVERTTVLYQPGNQQMGEAIASLLGASLVEPPGTRNVDPAIPVTVLVGPDYAG from the coding sequence ATGGGAAAACACTCACTTCCGGAAAGCCCCGGGTTCTGGCGAGCAGTAATAATTGCGGGACTCCGCTACCTCGTCGTGATCGCTCTTTTGGGGGCGGTGGCGTTCGGAATCTACAAGCTGGCCTTCGACAATCCGGACGACAGTCCCGAGACGGAAGAGACCCTCTCCCCTCCGACTGACCCCTTCCTGGAGGAGACACCAACCGACGCTTCACCCACTGCGTCTCCTACCCCAACCGCTTCAGCGTCCGCCGCTCCCGTGCAGGGAACTGGCAGGGTCCAGGTTCTCGACGCCAGCAACTCCGCCGCTCGCCTGGACGCATCCGAGCGCAAGCTCGAAGAGGCCGGCTACGACGTGGTCGCCAAGGCTAATGCCAGGACTCCCGTAGAGAGGACGACGGTCCTTTACCAGCCGGGGAACCAGCAGATGGGTGAGGCGATTGCCAGCCTTCTTGGTGCCAGCCTGGTCGAGCCGCCGGGAACCCGCAACGTCGACCCGGCCATCCCCGTGACGGTGCTCGTTGGGCCCGACTACGCGGGCTAG